In Drosophila innubila isolate TH190305 chromosome 2R unlocalized genomic scaffold, UK_Dinn_1.0 1_C_2R, whole genome shotgun sequence, the following are encoded in one genomic region:
- the LOC117785906 gene encoding 60S ribosomal protein L39, whose protein sequence is MAAHKSFRIKQKLAKKLKQNRSVPQWVRLRTGNTIRYNAKRRHWRRTKLKL, encoded by the exons ATG GCGGCACACAAATCGTTCCGTATTAAGCAGAAATTAGCTAAAAAGCTAAAGCAAAACAGATCTGTTCCACAATGGGTTCGCTTGCGCACTGGAAATACCATTAG GTACAACGCCAAGCGCCGTCACTGGAGGCGTACCAAGTTGAAGCTGTAA
- the LOC117785905 gene encoding probable protein BRICK1-B produces MSGAHREAVQKQIHQDWANREYIEVITASIKRITDFLNSFDMSCRSRLAVLNEKLTTLERRIDYLEACVTQGETLT; encoded by the exons atgagcGGAGCTCATCGGGAAGCTGTTCAGAAGCAAATTCATCAAGATTGGGCAAACAGAGAATATATTGAAGTCATCACAGCCAGCATAAAACGAATTACAGattttctaaattcatttg atATGTCCTGTCGATCACGCTTAGCGGTACTTAATGAAAAACTTACAACTTTGGAACGACGTATAGACTACTTGGAAGCCTGTGTAACCCAAGGGGAAACACTAACGTAA